The DNA region GGAATGTCGCGGTCGAGCTTGCGATACCGACCGTAGACGAACGCGGGATTGATCTGTGCGTCCACGTCGCCGCGTTCGAGATTGACGAGCGCGAGCACGTCCGGCCGCTCGAAGTCGACCTCGGTGTCCGTGCGTTCGCCCACTCGCTTGCCGACCTCGCGATTGAGGGCGGATTTGAACGACTCGCCGGCGTCAGGTGGGAGGTCGCTGTCCTCGCGGAGCAGCCGATCGTTCTCCTCGATCAGCGGCGGAACGCGGGTGCCGACCTGGTAGGTCGCGAACGCGATCCCGTCGAGCGCGTCGACCGCGCGCTCGGCCCACGCATCGTAGCGGCCACACTCGCCCTCACAGACCCAGCACGCATCCGGCCCTTCGGAGGGATCGAACGGTTCGTCGGCATCGAGCGCGCTCGCGACCCGGAGGCCGTGGCCGCGCTCGTCGTTCGTGAGGCCGAAACTCCGATCGGCGAAGACGCGACCGAGACAGGGATCGCAGACGGGACCGTTGGCGATGACGGCCCGAGCGTCGTCGAGGATGGACATGAAGCTTCGAGGAGCGGGCAACACTCACGTGTTGTGGTTCGAAACAGACACTCCAAAGGGTCAGGAAACGACGGTTTCGACCATCCGACGACAGAGGCTGACGCTGTCGTAGCCCGAGTAGCGTTCGAGGCCGAGCACGAGCGCGGCGTAGACCGCGACGCCCGCGACGACCAGGACAACGAGTTCGAGCACGGCCGACCCAACCACGAGAGATTCACGGAGGGCAAGGACCGCGCCGCCCATGACGGCGCTCGCGAGCGCGGGGTACGCGAGCAACCGGAGGAGTTCGGCGTAGCTCCCGTCGACTACCTGAACTGCGAGATACGACGACACCGGCTCGGAGAAGAGCAGTGAGTTACCGACGATCACGAGCGCGGTCCCGACCGCGCCGTAGGCCGCGGTCGCGGGGTAGATGAACACCGCGATCACGACGAGCTTCCCGAACTGGATCTTGGTGGCGAAGTCGGGCCGGCCCACGGCCTGAAACAGCGGACCGGTGGTCGCACCGAGCGAGCGGAGGAGTCCCCACGCCGCGAGCAGCTGGATCATCGGCACCATCGGCCCCCACTCCTCGGTGAGAAAGGCGTCGACGAACGTGGGCGCGATCGCGGCGATCCCCACTGCGACAGGAAAGGAGACGAACGTGGTGAGCTGCACGGTTTTATAGAACCCATCGCGGAGGCGTCGGTCCTCGCTCTGGAGCTTCGCGTAGGTCGGAAAGACCACGCTCGAAATCGTCTGGGTGACCTCGGTCGCGGGCGCGTTCGAGACCCGGTAGGCGAGCTGGTAGAGGCCGACGACCGCCGTTCCGAGATACCAGCCCACGAACGCGTCGTCGCCCTCCATGATGAGGAAGAGGACGATCCCCGAAGCGAAGATCCACTTGCCGTAGCCGAACAGTTCGCGCGCGTGATCGAGGTCGAACCGGGGCCACGGCCGATAGTCGACGATCAGATACGAGACGACGAGCCGCGCGGCGTCGCTCGCGACCAGGCCGAACACGAGCGCCCACACCGATCGGGTGGCGAACGCGTAGCCGACCGCCACCGTGACGTAGAAGACGGTGCCCGAGAGGGTGTAGACGAACTGCTTGTCGAACCGGAGGTCCTTCTTGAGATACAGCAGCGCGGGGTTCTGGAGGCCCGAGAGCACCGGTGAGAGCGCAAGCACCCGGAGGACACCCGTGAGCTGTGGCTCGTCGAAGACGAGCGGAGACGCAACTATCGGCGCGAGCGCGAACAGCACGGCAGCGATGAGGAGGCTCCGGGCGTTCTGCATCACCCACACCGTGTCAAGATACGCGTCGACATCGGCTTCTTCGCGCTGGATCAGCGCGGCGTCGATTCCGAGTCGTGAGAGCTTGGTCAGCGCGCTCATCACCACCAGCGCGAGCGCCATCACGCCGTAGGAATCGGGGCCGATCAGCCGCGCGACCAGCAGCACCATCCCGAGCTGGAGCGCGCGGTCGATAATGTTCGTGAGCGCGACCCAGACTCCGCCCGTGACAGCGCGCTCCGCGAGACTGCCGCCCGGCCGGAGTGCGCTCCGGAGGCGCTGCACGACGCTTTGGAGGGACACGTGTCGACGGGAGTTTCCGGGCGGTACGTAAAAACGTCGCCGTCGAGTCGTAGCATCATTGAATCACGGCGAGAAGCTCCGTTGACGTTTATCGGGGGTGAGGACACATCCAGAACGATAAACAACCCCCTCTCGCTCAGGCACGCCCTCGTGCTTGAGAATGGGGGCTTTTCAGCGTGGTCACGGATCGTCTCATGCGACCACAACCGTGGTTGATCCTTCGACCGTCAGTGACCCGCTGTTCAAGGGTATGTCTACGGATACCCCTCCATCGGACGGCATGTGCGACCGACGGAGTTTCTTCGCGTACTTCACGGCGATGTTCTTGGCGGCATTGTAGTCGGCGTCGATGGCGTAGCCGCATTTCAGGCACTCGAACGAATCCCCGTCGCGGTTGTCCACGTGAGTGAATCCACAGTCGGTGTACGAACACTTCCGTGAGGTGTACTGTGGGTTCACCTGTCGAACCGTGATACCGTCCTCAACGGCCTTGTATGAGACGAACGCGAACAGCTTGCGAAACGCCCAGCGGTGGTGCCACGTCGCGTGTGGCAGGCGCTCTCGAATGTCGGTCAGATCCTCGAACGCGAGGTGTGTGCAGTCGTTCTCGCGGGCTTCTTCGAGGATGACATTCGATGCTTCGTGCAGGAGGATCGTGCATCGTCCGTTCTCTTTTCGCCCGACCGACTGGATGTTCTCATGTGCCCAGCGAGTTCCCGTCCGTTGGAGTGACCCGCGCCGTTTTTCGTACTCGTTCTGCCAGTGAGTGAGTTCGCCGCCCGAAACGAACAACCCTGTCGATGTGACAGCGAGGTTGTTCACACCCACGTCGACCCCGAGAACCGTTCCGTCCTCGGCGGTCTCTTGGTTGGCTTCGCGCTCCCGTTCGGTACGGAACCGACGAAAGCCCATGTGGAGGTAGTACGCGCCGTCGCGGGCAGTGAGCGTGCTTTCGGTCATCTCCCACCGCTCGTTCTCGATGAACTGCCACTGGTAGCCGTCGTCGTCCTCTGGGAGAACGAGTGGACAGCGGATACGACCGCCGACCGTCGAGAGCGACACGGTGTCGTCCTCGAACAGCGTCATGGTCCGCGTGTCGTAGGTGACGGTCGGGGCCGTGAACACAGGTTTCGACGTTTTCAGCCCCTTCGATCGTCGCTCGTGACAGCTCGCAATGGCTTCGGCGGCTTGGTGTGTGGCGAGAATCGCGTGCTGGCTCGTCAGCTCAGTATCGTTGCGGATGCTGTCATAGGCGAGCGGGTGTATGTCGCGTTTGGATTTCTTTTCGGGCCACGCTATGTCCGCCGCTATCTGACAGCCGTCGCGGTAGGCGTCAATGGTCGCTTCGAGCAACTCGCGTTGCTCGTCCCTCACTGAGAGGCGTGTGACGGCGGTGCGACGAACGTACTCATCAACCACATGCGTTCAATGTATTCCGTTTTATTGAATCATTCGTTGACATCATATAAGGGCAGTATACATACCTCTTCTTACCCAATTCGAATTGCGGGGAAAGAGATCCCGCGCTACCGCTAGGTTGAAATCGCTCGGCGTAGATGGGCGAGTAATGAGCCTTCGTACAGCCGCCGTCCTCGCGGCCGGTGAGGGAAACCGACTGCGCCCCCTGACGCACAACCGCCCCAAGCCGATGCTCCCCGCGGCGAACAGACCGGTGTTGGAGTACGTCTTCGACGCGCTGATCGACGCCGGGATCGAGGAGATCGTGGTCGTGATCGGGTACAAGCGCGACCGCGTTCAGGAACACTTCGGTCCGACGTACGACGACGTCCCGCTCCAGTACGTCACCCAGGAAAAACAGCTCGGCAGCGGCCACGCGCTGCTCGAAGCCCAGTCGGTCATCGACGAGCCGTTTCTCGTGGTCAACGGCGATCGCGTGATCGAGTCCGGGCTCGTCAGAGACGTGATCGGCGAGTTCGAGGCCCACCCCGACGCCGCAGCGACACTCGGGGTGCTCGAACATCGCGACGCCCGCCAGTACGGTGCGGTCGCGCTCCACGAAGGCCGGATCGAGGAGATCGTCGAGAAACCCGATTCGGACGACTACCGCCTGATCAACGCGGGCGTCTACGCGTTCCGGACCTCGATCTTCGAGTCGATCAAGGGCACCGAACGTCGGGACGGCGAACTCCAACTGCCCGACACGCTCGCGGGGCTGATCGACGCGGGTGAGGCCGTCCGCGGCGTTCAGGTCGACGGCCTCTCGCCACACGCCACGTATCCGTGGGACCTGCTGACCGTGACCCGAGAGATCCTCGCACGCGGCCGGGTCGACGAACCCGCACGCGAGCAGGGCGTCTGGGTCGACGACACATCGCTCGTCCACGACGATGCGACGCTTCAGGCCCCCGTAGTAGTAGGGCCGGACTGCGAGGTAGGCCCCGGCGCGGTCGTGGGGCCGGACGTCGCGCTCGGACGTAACGTAACGGTGGAGGCGAACGCTACCGTCGAACGGAGCGTGCTCGACACCGACACCCGGATCGGTCCCGGAAGCACGATCCTGGACTGCGTGACGGGCCAGGACGTCACGTTGGGTGCGGCGAACACGATCCCCGGTGGACCGGCCGACGTGCGGATCGACACCCAGGTGTACGAGGAGCAGCCGCTCGGGGCGGTGGTCGCCGACCGGGTCCACGCGGGCGGGGCGGTCACGCTCGCGCCGGGGACGCTCGTCGGTCCAGGTGTACGGCTCCATACCGGGGTCCGTGCGCGCGGTCGGATCGAGGCGGACGCGGAGGTGCTCGGCTGATGTGCGGGATCGTCGGCTGCGTCGGTCGCCCCGACGAGACGCTCGACGTGCTGATGCACGGCCTCTCGAAGCTCGAGTATCGAGGGTACGATTCGGCGGGCGTCGCGCTCGCGAACGGGCAGGTCGACATCGAGAAGCGCGAAGGCGAGCTCGAAAACCTCGAAACGGCGCTCGAAGGCATCGATCTCGGTGGGTCGGTCGGGATCGGTCACACTCGGTGGTCGACCCACGGCCCGCCGAACGACCGCAACTCCCACCCACACGCCGACTGTGAGGGCCAGGTCGCGGTGATCCACAACGGCATCATCGAGAACTTTCAAACGGTGAAGGACGAGCTGGTC from Halococcus salifodinae DSM 8989 includes:
- a CDS encoding sugar phosphate nucleotidyltransferase, translating into MSLRTAAVLAAGEGNRLRPLTHNRPKPMLPAANRPVLEYVFDALIDAGIEEIVVVIGYKRDRVQEHFGPTYDDVPLQYVTQEKQLGSGHALLEAQSVIDEPFLVVNGDRVIESGLVRDVIGEFEAHPDAAATLGVLEHRDARQYGAVALHEGRIEEIVEKPDSDDYRLINAGVYAFRTSIFESIKGTERRDGELQLPDTLAGLIDAGEAVRGVQVDGLSPHATYPWDLLTVTREILARGRVDEPAREQGVWVDDTSLVHDDATLQAPVVVGPDCEVGPGAVVGPDVALGRNVTVEANATVERSVLDTDTRIGPGSTILDCVTGQDVTLGAANTIPGGPADVRIDTQVYEEQPLGAVVADRVHAGGAVTLAPGTLVGPGVRLHTGVRARGRIEADAEVLG
- a CDS encoding RNA-guided endonuclease InsQ/TnpB family protein; amino-acid sequence: MVDEYVRRTAVTRLSVRDEQRELLEATIDAYRDGCQIAADIAWPEKKSKRDIHPLAYDSIRNDTELTSQHAILATHQAAEAIASCHERRSKGLKTSKPVFTAPTVTYDTRTMTLFEDDTVSLSTVGGRIRCPLVLPEDDDGYQWQFIENERWEMTESTLTARDGAYYLHMGFRRFRTEREREANQETAEDGTVLGVDVGVNNLAVTSTGLFVSGGELTHWQNEYEKRRGSLQRTGTRWAHENIQSVGRKENGRCTILLHEASNVILEEARENDCTHLAFEDLTDIRERLPHATWHHRWAFRKLFAFVSYKAVEDGITVRQVNPQYTSRKCSYTDCGFTHVDNRDGDSFECLKCGYAIDADYNAAKNIAVKYAKKLRRSHMPSDGGVSVDIPLNSGSLTVEGSTTVVVA
- a CDS encoding lipopolysaccharide biosynthesis protein; translation: MSLQSVVQRLRSALRPGGSLAERAVTGGVWVALTNIIDRALQLGMVLLVARLIGPDSYGVMALALVVMSALTKLSRLGIDAALIQREEADVDAYLDTVWVMQNARSLLIAAVLFALAPIVASPLVFDEPQLTGVLRVLALSPVLSGLQNPALLYLKKDLRFDKQFVYTLSGTVFYVTVAVGYAFATRSVWALVFGLVASDAARLVVSYLIVDYRPWPRFDLDHARELFGYGKWIFASGIVLFLIMEGDDAFVGWYLGTAVVGLYQLAYRVSNAPATEVTQTISSVVFPTYAKLQSEDRRLRDGFYKTVQLTTFVSFPVAVGIAAIAPTFVDAFLTEEWGPMVPMIQLLAAWGLLRSLGATTGPLFQAVGRPDFATKIQFGKLVVIAVFIYPATAAYGAVGTALVIVGNSLLFSEPVSSYLAVQVVDGSYAELLRLLAYPALASAVMGGAVLALRESLVVGSAVLELVVLVVAGVAVYAALVLGLERYSGYDSVSLCRRMVETVVS